One stretch of Aigarchaeota archaeon DNA includes these proteins:
- a CDS encoding electron transfer flavoprotein subunit alpha/FixB family protein: protein MTEGAVLVFSEEDNFAFELLALAKKLSDQLGSWTGAIILGDGSDRVAKFTEHGADKIFVVPDIDSIKDGTDVIAEGVSQVVLNVSPRLILIAATKIGKEVAAYVAQSLHTGCASECLDVLVEGPWVEVTRLVMGGGFLARQIFESYPAVVTIPPRRFQAVRSKGEGKVENVKVVVQRRMSKLESRAVEKSGVKLEDAEVVVAVGRGLKRKDDLKLAEELAKVLGAELGCTRPISGDLKWLPDDRHIGLSGKRVKPKLYIAVGISGQIQHVVGMRESKTVVCINTDPNAPMHKEADYSIVGDLYKVLPALINAVKRIKGQV, encoded by the coding sequence ATGACGGAGGGAGCAGTCCTAGTCTTCTCTGAGGAGGATAACTTTGCGTTTGAACTTCTTGCACTAGCTAAGAAACTATCTGACCAACTAGGTTCTTGGACGGGGGCCATAATCTTAGGCGACGGTAGTGATAGGGTTGCTAAATTTACGGAACACGGTGCTGATAAAATCTTCGTGGTTCCAGATATTGATTCAATAAAAGACGGGACAGATGTAATTGCCGAGGGCGTATCGCAAGTTGTTTTGAATGTATCGCCGAGGTTGATATTGATTGCAGCGACGAAGATAGGAAAGGAGGTTGCTGCTTATGTGGCACAAAGCTTGCACACGGGGTGCGCATCAGAATGTTTAGACGTCTTAGTTGAGGGGCCATGGGTGGAGGTCACGAGGCTTGTAATGGGTGGCGGATTTTTAGCAAGACAGATTTTTGAGAGTTATCCCGCTGTGGTCACAATACCACCTCGCAGATTTCAAGCTGTACGGTCGAAGGGTGAAGGGAAAGTAGAGAATGTAAAGGTTGTAGTGCAGAGGAGAATGTCTAAACTCGAATCACGGGCGGTAGAGAAAAGCGGCGTTAAGCTAGAGGATGCAGAAGTCGTTGTTGCTGTGGGAAGGGGCTTAAAAAGAAAAGATGATTTAAAATTAGCAGAAGAGTTAGCGAAGGTGCTAGGGGCCGAGCTTGGTTGCACAAGACCTATATCCGGAGACCTAAAATGGCTTCCTGATGATAGACACATAGGTCTTTCTGGAAAGCGCGTAAAGCCTAAGCTCTACATTGCTGTTGGCATATCAGGCCAAATACAGCATGTGGTAGGCATGAGGGAATCAAAGACTGTCGTGTGTATAAATACGGACCCAAACGCTCCGATGCATAAGGAGGCCGACTATAGCATAGTAGGTGATTTGTACAAAGTTTTACCAGCCCTCATAAATGCTGTCAAAAGAATAAAAGGGCAAGTCTGA
- a CDS encoding electron transfer flavoprotein subunit beta/FixA family protein encodes MSVFCDNVMVNVLVCIKQVVDVNQLRVSNGALQEAMQRAPRKISEFDLNALEEAVRLKEKHGGKVTILSVGSDVKTMLVREALAMGADEAYVVSDPAMEGSDGLAIAMVLAEAARKIKGWDIILCGEASSDDAGYQIGPRLAKELGIPFLAYVTRLELKSGKVLVERTLEDFVETYEVSLPVLFTVGLEINTPRIPSLLMIKASSKKPITSWSLKDLGITVKPALRTVEMKVVKSERKNVVIEGNPEEVAEKLLTSLLKEGVIRG; translated from the coding sequence ATGAGCGTATTTTGTGATAACGTTATGGTGAACGTTCTTGTATGCATAAAGCAGGTCGTAGACGTAAACCAGCTCAGGGTGTCGAATGGAGCTCTTCAGGAGGCCATGCAACGTGCGCCGAGGAAGATCAGCGAATTCGACTTAAACGCACTAGAAGAGGCTGTAAGGTTAAAAGAGAAGCACGGCGGTAAGGTTACGATTCTCAGTGTCGGCTCTGATGTTAAAACGATGCTGGTAAGGGAGGCACTTGCTATGGGTGCCGACGAGGCTTACGTGGTCTCAGATCCCGCCATGGAGGGGTCTGATGGTCTAGCTATAGCCATGGTCTTAGCAGAGGCAGCAAGGAAGATAAAAGGGTGGGACATCATCTTATGTGGAGAGGCATCGTCCGACGATGCTGGATACCAAATAGGTCCTAGACTAGCTAAAGAGCTCGGTATACCCTTCCTTGCGTATGTGACAAGGTTGGAACTAAAATCGGGTAAGGTATTGGTCGAGAGAACTTTGGAAGACTTTGTAGAAACATACGAAGTGAGTTTACCGGTCCTATTTACGGTAGGTTTAGAGATAAACACACCAAGGATTCCGAGCTTACTTATGATAAAGGCGTCGTCTAAGAAGCCCATAACGTCTTGGAGTTTAAAAGATTTGGGAATCACGGTTAAGCCAGCCTTAAGAACTGTGGAAATGAAGGTCGTGAAGAGCGAGAGGAAGAACGTGGTGATAGAAGGCAATCCTGAAGAGGTGGCCGAAAAGCTGCTCACGAGTTTGCTAAAGGAGGGAGTTATAAGGGGATGA
- a CDS encoding (Fe-S)-binding protein — translation MFQPFRESFALLPQHVEFVFYLLLIPFVTVLLIGLYKHYRLYGRYVIKEVAKYGRQRLGAFLKYGLLQARIVSDHFRGSLHATLFVGTLVLFIGTCIVFVDHTIEKFGIKLLVGDVYPALELFLDLFGLLFVLSVTMLLISRIIRYPYRIGAHVQYTLVLIGLFYVGISGFLVEGFRLFLKDVPWSSYSFVGVAIADALSYSGVNRELAHSLYVALWWSHGLVALTLIALLPYSNLMHILTSSMNIYLSRPMEPIGKLTTPFNIKALEDAGEFELRIGFKKAGEMGWRDVLSVYACTDCGRCEESCPAYEAGSALSPRRLIQSLKFTFDNRFEDRDLLAGGVIKEEAVWACTTCHACFWRCPVLINPARYVIDIRRAIVFEGKMDERVYPLISNIARTSNPFGIPEYEKEKLVEELRKMDVKILPYDGEVEYLYWLGCAAFYDPRVGKVAKTTIRLLKEAGLSVGILFDEKCTGDPARRIGEEGRFQEQAYANVERLTELKVKKIVTHCPHCYNTLKNEYREFGLDADVIHHTQLLCMLLKDGRLHVKKKLEVRAALHDSCYLARINGVYVEPRHVLSAVFSNRPLEFQRSKEDTFCCGAGGCNYWYHIPRLKRESLIRVEEAVSMGAEMLVVECPYCLAMFEDAVRVMNLESFTVMDIAEVLAASIFDQQKI, via the coding sequence TTGTTCCAACCATTCCGAGAAAGTTTTGCATTGCTACCGCAACATGTGGAGTTCGTTTTTTACTTACTCTTAATACCGTTTGTAACTGTGCTTCTTATAGGTCTGTACAAGCATTATAGGCTTTACGGACGTTATGTGATAAAAGAAGTTGCTAAATATGGCAGGCAAAGGTTGGGGGCTTTCCTTAAGTATGGCCTGCTTCAGGCAAGGATAGTTTCTGACCACTTTAGGGGTAGTCTGCATGCAACACTCTTCGTCGGAACACTCGTCTTATTCATAGGCACATGTATAGTTTTTGTCGACCACACGATCGAAAAGTTTGGGATAAAACTACTAGTCGGAGATGTTTATCCAGCCCTTGAGCTGTTTTTAGACCTCTTCGGATTGCTGTTCGTGTTGAGTGTAACGATGCTTCTTATCTCTAGGATTATCAGATACCCTTACAGAATAGGCGCCCATGTCCAGTACACTTTAGTGCTAATAGGATTGTTTTACGTGGGCATATCTGGATTCCTGGTGGAAGGGTTCAGATTATTTCTCAAAGATGTTCCTTGGTCTAGCTACTCTTTCGTAGGTGTGGCGATCGCAGATGCACTTTCGTACTCTGGTGTTAACCGAGAGTTAGCACACAGTTTGTATGTTGCACTCTGGTGGAGCCATGGACTCGTAGCCCTTACGTTAATAGCTCTTCTGCCCTATTCCAACCTTATGCACATCCTAACTTCATCCATGAACATCTATCTTTCAAGGCCGATGGAACCTATTGGAAAGTTGACAACACCGTTTAACATTAAAGCCCTAGAGGATGCCGGAGAATTTGAGCTACGCATAGGCTTCAAAAAAGCGGGAGAAATGGGTTGGAGGGACGTGCTCAGTGTTTACGCCTGCACAGATTGCGGCAGATGTGAAGAATCTTGTCCAGCTTACGAGGCGGGATCGGCTTTATCGCCGAGGAGGCTCATCCAATCGCTGAAATTTACGTTCGACAATAGGTTCGAAGACCGAGATCTGTTAGCGGGGGGTGTGATAAAAGAAGAGGCGGTGTGGGCATGTACGACCTGTCATGCATGTTTTTGGAGGTGTCCAGTTCTCATAAACCCCGCGAGGTACGTGATCGATATTAGGAGGGCAATCGTCTTCGAGGGGAAGATGGATGAAAGAGTTTACCCACTGATTTCTAACATAGCTAGGACTTCAAACCCGTTCGGTATACCTGAGTATGAGAAGGAGAAGCTAGTCGAAGAACTCAGGAAGATGGATGTAAAGATTCTACCCTATGACGGCGAGGTTGAATACTTGTACTGGCTCGGTTGTGCTGCTTTTTACGACCCAAGAGTTGGAAAAGTAGCTAAGACGACCATTAGACTGCTGAAGGAGGCAGGATTAAGCGTTGGGATACTCTTTGATGAAAAATGTACTGGCGATCCGGCCAGAAGGATTGGAGAGGAAGGAAGATTCCAAGAACAGGCATACGCTAACGTTGAGAGGTTAACGGAGCTTAAAGTGAAGAAGATAGTAACGCATTGTCCGCACTGCTATAACACATTAAAGAATGAGTATAGGGAGTTCGGGTTGGACGCTGACGTTATTCATCATACTCAGCTGCTGTGCATGCTGTTAAAAGACGGAAGACTTCATGTAAAGAAAAAGCTTGAGGTGCGTGCTGCCCTACACGACTCATGTTATCTCGCTCGTATAAACGGGGTATACGTCGAGCCTAGGCATGTGCTGTCCGCCGTGTTTTCGAATAGACCATTAGAATTCCAGCGCTCGAAAGAAGATACTTTCTGTTGCGGTGCAGGCGGTTGCAATTATTGGTATCACATACCAAGACTCAAGAGAGAATCTTTGATAAGAGTCGAGGAGGCGGTCTCGATGGGTGCAGAAATGCTTGTGGTCGAGTGCCCGTATTGTCTGGCGATGTTCGAAGATGCTGTGAGGGTCATGAATCTAGAGAGCTTTACTGTAATGGACATAGCAGAAGTCTTAGCAGCGTCCATCTTCGATCAACAAAAAATTTAG
- a CDS encoding deoxyribonuclease IV — MLLNSVKVIQQMLFYELLDSTDMMAGPVLGAHVSIAGSIDKAVDRAVEIGCTGTFQIFTRNPRGWAFKKLNPEEVKLFREKVVAKGFFVPVGHMPYLPNIASPSKQLFTKSLNVLMAEMERCGELGMKFLAVHLGSHMGKGVDIGIQRVVEACRTALEKVQNDVTILLENMAGQKNSVGSRFEELRRILDLIGDERRVAICFDTCHAFAAGYDLRNEEAVEKTVEQFDNVIGIKHLKVIHINDSKGELGSHLDRHEHIGMGMIGDEGFRAIFHHKALRNLPFILETPEDKRGNFRTNILKSKELYG; from the coding sequence GTGCTTCTGAACTCCGTCAAAGTTATACAGCAAATGCTTTTCTATGAGTTACTGGACTCTACAGATATGATGGCAGGCCCTGTCCTTGGAGCACACGTTTCTATAGCAGGCTCGATTGATAAGGCTGTTGACAGGGCCGTGGAAATTGGCTGTACTGGTACTTTCCAGATATTCACGAGAAACCCAAGAGGATGGGCATTCAAAAAACTAAACCCAGAAGAAGTTAAGCTATTCAGAGAAAAAGTTGTAGCTAAAGGATTTTTCGTGCCTGTTGGCCATATGCCGTACCTGCCTAACATAGCCTCACCTTCGAAGCAACTCTTTACGAAGTCTCTTAACGTCCTTATGGCCGAGATGGAGAGATGTGGTGAACTGGGTATGAAGTTCCTTGCAGTGCACCTGGGAAGTCATATGGGCAAGGGTGTTGATATAGGCATACAGAGGGTGGTTGAGGCGTGTAGGACCGCATTGGAAAAAGTCCAGAACGACGTCACTATACTTCTGGAGAACATGGCAGGACAGAAGAATAGCGTCGGATCAAGATTTGAGGAGCTAAGAAGAATTCTAGACTTGATAGGCGACGAAAGACGGGTCGCTATATGTTTCGATACATGTCATGCATTTGCAGCTGGTTACGACTTAAGAAACGAGGAAGCGGTCGAGAAGACTGTCGAACAATTTGATAACGTGATAGGCATAAAACACCTTAAGGTAATTCACATAAACGATTCAAAGGGTGAGCTCGGTAGTCATCTGGACAGACATGAGCACATAGGTATGGGCATGATAGGCGACGAAGGTTTCAGGGCAATATTCCACCACAAGGCTCTAAGGAATCTTCCGTTCATTCTAGAAACACCTGAAGATAAAAGAGGAAACTTTAGGACAAATATACTGAAGTCTAAGGAACTCTACGGGTGA
- a CDS encoding GtrA family protein — MTVRFLEFSIVGAIGVLVNQAVLFLLTYLIGMYYMLAAVFSFEVALLNNFILNELWTFRKRETSSSRWFRLFKFHVSRILGFIATIATLFFITEFLSIHYLISNVIAIGIGTLVNYFTSDLWVWK, encoded by the coding sequence TTGACGGTAAGGTTTTTAGAGTTTAGTATCGTAGGCGCTATAGGTGTCCTTGTTAACCAGGCGGTGCTTTTCCTTTTGACTTACCTCATCGGAATGTATTATATGTTAGCGGCTGTGTTCAGCTTCGAAGTCGCGCTCCTTAACAACTTCATCCTTAATGAGCTATGGACGTTCAGGAAAAGAGAAACATCCTCGTCGCGCTGGTTTAGGCTCTTTAAATTTCACGTATCAAGAATTCTTGGCTTTATCGCGACCATCGCCACGCTTTTTTTCATAACGGAATTTTTAAGCATACACTACTTAATATCTAACGTAATAGCGATAGGTATCGGTACGTTGGTTAACTACTTTACGAGCGATTTATGGGTTTGGAAGTAA
- a CDS encoding bifunctional hydroxymethylpyrimidine kinase/phosphomethylpyrimidine kinase encodes MKAFRARALTVAGSDSGGGAGIQADLKTFAALGVHGMCAITAITAQNTVGVFDVQDIEVEVIRSQIRVVAEDIGVDAVKTGMLHTSQIIDAVADELSKISKPVVVDPVMVAKSGAELLKQDAIKALIERMLPIATVLTPNALEASKLVGFTVKTLDDAKKAAKAIAEMGPKAVVVKGGHISAERSIDTLYYDGEFRILDSPRIDTKNTHGTGCVFASAIAAELAKGSDILNAVLVAKRFVLDAIKNGINIGRGHGPVNPSAYVYEAAVKFEALKCVKDAVRMLESNPAVAKLIPESQSNIAMAIPYAESKEEVVAIPGRIVRQPWGVKSSGCPEFGASRYVANAVLAAMECDPNVRAAMNIRLGEDVLNAARAMNLSVSRYDRRSEPEDVKKIEDMSVRWGITQAVKLHGGVPNIVYHEGDWGKEPMVIVFGKDAVEVASLVIKLAEMIK; translated from the coding sequence ATGAAAGCGTTTAGGGCGCGCGCTCTAACGGTTGCAGGCTCAGACTCAGGAGGTGGTGCCGGGATACAGGCGGACCTCAAGACCTTTGCAGCATTGGGCGTTCATGGCATGTGTGCAATAACCGCGATCACAGCCCAGAACACTGTTGGGGTTTTTGACGTGCAGGACATAGAGGTGGAGGTTATCAGAAGTCAGATAAGGGTTGTAGCCGAGGACATAGGGGTAGATGCCGTCAAAACCGGCATGCTGCACACTTCTCAAATAATAGATGCGGTTGCCGACGAACTTTCCAAGATTTCCAAACCAGTGGTTGTAGATCCCGTGATGGTCGCGAAGAGCGGCGCTGAGCTGCTAAAACAGGATGCTATAAAAGCCCTCATCGAGAGGATGCTGCCGATTGCTACCGTCTTAACACCGAATGCATTAGAGGCCTCGAAGCTTGTGGGTTTCACTGTGAAGACTTTAGATGATGCGAAGAAAGCAGCGAAAGCAATAGCTGAGATGGGGCCGAAGGCAGTGGTTGTGAAGGGCGGACACATAAGTGCTGAAAGGTCTATCGACACGTTGTACTACGATGGTGAATTCAGAATACTGGATTCTCCAAGAATTGATACGAAGAATACGCACGGAACGGGATGCGTTTTTGCATCTGCCATAGCGGCGGAACTGGCAAAAGGTTCGGATATCCTTAATGCAGTCTTAGTAGCTAAGCGATTCGTCCTGGACGCTATCAAGAACGGAATAAATATCGGTAGAGGACATGGACCAGTAAACCCGTCTGCATACGTGTACGAGGCTGCCGTGAAGTTTGAAGCTTTAAAGTGTGTTAAAGACGCCGTCAGGATGCTGGAATCCAATCCAGCGGTTGCGAAGCTCATACCGGAGTCGCAGTCTAATATAGCTATGGCCATTCCGTATGCAGAAAGCAAAGAAGAGGTTGTTGCAATACCTGGAAGGATAGTAAGACAACCATGGGGCGTTAAGAGTTCTGGATGCCCTGAGTTTGGTGCATCTAGGTACGTAGCTAACGCAGTGCTGGCTGCCATGGAGTGCGACCCGAACGTAAGGGCAGCTATGAACATAAGGTTGGGCGAGGATGTGCTAAACGCGGCAAGAGCGATGAACCTCAGCGTATCGCGTTATGATAGAAGATCAGAGCCCGAAGATGTTAAGAAGATAGAAGACATGAGTGTGAGATGGGGCATAACTCAAGCTGTGAAACTCCATGGTGGAGTCCCGAACATAGTATACCATGAAGGTGATTGGGGGAAAGAACCAATGGTCATCGTGTTCGGAAAGGATGCCGTGGAAGTCGCATCGCTTGTGATCAAGCTGGCCGAAATGATAAAGTAG
- a CDS encoding phosphoribosyltransferase, which produces MFFKNREEAGRLLAKALKDYKGCDVVVLAIPRGGVVVGYHVAEELDCPLDVIIPRKLGAPLQPELAIGAVAENGTSVLNEELIESMGVSRQYIERKIKEEVAEIRRRVSLYRSGRDAIPIKDKIVILVDDGLATGATMRAAINYVKKFGPKAIVVAVPVAPPDVVKSLRREVDRVVCLSTPEPFYAIGQFYEEFEQVEDEEVIRLLSARRGSA; this is translated from the coding sequence ATGTTTTTTAAGAATAGAGAGGAGGCTGGCAGGTTATTAGCGAAGGCACTCAAAGATTACAAGGGATGCGACGTAGTCGTCTTGGCAATTCCTAGAGGTGGTGTCGTAGTCGGCTATCATGTTGCTGAGGAGCTGGATTGTCCGCTTGACGTAATAATACCAAGAAAATTGGGTGCACCACTTCAGCCGGAGCTGGCTATCGGAGCCGTAGCAGAAAACGGCACGAGCGTGTTGAACGAAGAGTTGATAGAGTCCATGGGCGTATCACGACAGTATATAGAAAGGAAGATCAAGGAGGAGGTTGCTGAGATAAGGAGGCGCGTATCGCTCTACAGGTCAGGGAGAGATGCGATACCGATAAAGGACAAGATCGTAATACTTGTAGATGATGGTCTCGCAACCGGTGCGACCATGAGGGCGGCGATAAATTACGTTAAGAAATTTGGACCTAAGGCGATAGTGGTTGCTGTACCAGTAGCACCGCCAGATGTCGTTAAAAGTTTAAGGCGAGAGGTTGATAGGGTTGTGTGTCTGTCAACTCCGGAGCCTTTCTATGCCATAGGCCAGTTTTACGAAGAATTTGAACAAGTTGAGGATGAGGAAGTCATAAGACTTCTTTCGGCCAGAAGGGGTTCTGCATGA
- a CDS encoding adenosylcobalamin-dependent ribonucleoside-diphosphate reductase: protein MYNKTRINKVIKRDGRIVDFDVNRISEAIRKAMVSTNQYDPKIHSEVLNYVLKLLGEKFADGRIPHVEEIQDIVELSLVKFDLYEVAKAYILYRKERERIREEKKKILEKDYVDEVDKAFSLNALRLMASRYLLRDENGKLIEGPKQMFQRVAALVTIPDILYDELVFSKAGDQKVHEKEDFNPAEWVGKLVLETGEGGHKVVWNEWHLERMKHLYDELNSQGKMKVSWSEFLKLFQNGAFKHVIRNFENYYNLMVSKKFMPNSPTLFNAGTRLGQLSACFVLDIDDNIESIMDAAKEAALIFKSGGGVGINYSKLRPEGDIVFSTSGVASGPVSFMKIIDTVTEVVKQGGKRRGANMGILEIWHPDVEKFINSKMNEGYLENFNISVLITPDFWESYEFKKPYPLINPRTKTVWKTVDPVRLFRSIAEAAWKTADPGVIFLDNLNKRNPLKKTLGYIRATNPCGEQPLYPYESCNLGSINLYAFVRHTANGPTLDWEELSNTVRLAVRFLDNVIDVNKYPLQSIENMTKRTRRIGLGIMGLADTLYALRIPYNSEEGFTMMSKIMEFIAFHAMLASVELAKERGTFPEFQNSSYVDGELPIEGYYHRDWWTLNWEEVVSAVKNHGIRNSHVTTVAPTGSISMLLDTSSGLEPQFALVFEKRVTVGTFYYCDVEFERQLKEAGLYIDALLKKVAENGGSVQGLDEVPEEMRKVFLVAYDIPWWDHVRAQFEISKWVDASVSKTINMPSWVTSDDVMMAYLFAYKLGLKGITVYRDSSKTAQVLVTPTQRMEKYVVMMPNKTLKMMEELGFRVDQILMRHIKANAAHEKLKVKPKLAHLITAPEKISSIKEKMEKCPVCGSINILYQETCTKCIDCGWSSCPIA, encoded by the coding sequence TTGTACAACAAAACTCGCATCAATAAGGTAATTAAAAGAGATGGCAGAATCGTCGACTTCGATGTTAACAGGATATCGGAAGCAATCAGGAAGGCCATGGTTTCGACGAACCAGTACGATCCAAAGATCCATTCAGAAGTTTTGAACTATGTTTTGAAACTTCTGGGTGAAAAGTTCGCCGACGGACGTATACCGCATGTTGAGGAAATACAGGACATAGTCGAGCTTTCTCTCGTAAAGTTCGATCTGTACGAAGTTGCGAAAGCCTACATCCTTTATAGAAAAGAGAGGGAGAGAATAAGGGAAGAGAAGAAAAAGATACTTGAAAAAGACTATGTCGATGAGGTCGATAAGGCATTCTCGTTAAACGCTCTCAGGTTGATGGCGTCCAGGTACTTACTGAGGGATGAAAACGGCAAGTTAATCGAGGGACCGAAACAGATGTTCCAAAGAGTTGCTGCCCTCGTCACGATACCCGATATACTTTATGATGAGCTGGTGTTCTCAAAAGCAGGAGACCAAAAGGTCCATGAAAAAGAAGATTTTAACCCTGCAGAATGGGTTGGTAAACTCGTATTAGAAACCGGAGAGGGTGGACACAAAGTCGTTTGGAACGAGTGGCATCTTGAACGTATGAAGCATCTTTATGATGAACTCAACTCTCAGGGAAAGATGAAGGTTAGTTGGAGCGAGTTTCTCAAACTTTTCCAGAACGGTGCTTTTAAGCATGTTATTAGAAATTTTGAAAATTATTACAACTTAATGGTTAGCAAAAAATTCATGCCGAACAGTCCGACGTTGTTCAACGCCGGTACAAGACTGGGGCAACTTTCTGCGTGTTTTGTCCTTGACATAGACGACAACATAGAGTCGATAATGGATGCAGCCAAAGAAGCTGCCTTGATATTCAAGTCCGGTGGCGGGGTCGGTATAAACTACTCAAAATTAAGACCTGAAGGCGATATTGTTTTTTCAACATCCGGTGTTGCGTCGGGTCCAGTATCGTTCATGAAGATAATCGACACAGTCACGGAGGTCGTTAAACAAGGAGGTAAGAGGCGGGGTGCCAACATGGGCATACTTGAAATATGGCATCCCGATGTGGAGAAGTTCATAAACTCTAAGATGAACGAAGGATACCTTGAGAATTTTAACATATCAGTATTGATAACGCCGGACTTTTGGGAAAGTTACGAATTTAAGAAACCATACCCACTGATAAACCCCAGGACAAAGACTGTTTGGAAGACCGTAGACCCTGTCAGACTTTTCAGGTCGATAGCCGAGGCTGCATGGAAGACAGCAGATCCCGGTGTGATTTTCTTAGACAATCTGAACAAGAGAAACCCGTTGAAGAAGACCCTAGGATATATTAGGGCAACAAACCCATGCGGCGAGCAACCATTATATCCTTATGAATCGTGTAACCTTGGCTCTATAAATTTGTATGCTTTCGTGCGTCACACGGCTAATGGACCCACGTTGGATTGGGAAGAACTTTCTAATACCGTGAGACTTGCTGTTAGGTTCCTGGACAACGTGATAGACGTCAACAAGTATCCTTTGCAAAGCATAGAGAATATGACCAAAAGGACGAGGAGAATAGGTCTCGGTATAATGGGATTGGCGGATACGCTTTATGCGTTAAGAATTCCGTACAACAGCGAAGAGGGTTTTACCATGATGAGTAAAATCATGGAGTTCATAGCATTCCATGCGATGCTAGCGTCAGTTGAGTTAGCAAAAGAGAGAGGTACTTTCCCAGAGTTCCAAAACTCGAGTTATGTGGACGGCGAGTTACCAATAGAAGGATATTACCATAGAGATTGGTGGACTTTAAACTGGGAGGAGGTAGTGAGTGCAGTAAAGAACCACGGAATAAGGAACTCGCATGTTACCACAGTTGCACCGACCGGTAGCATATCGATGTTATTAGACACATCCTCAGGCCTTGAGCCCCAGTTTGCTCTTGTCTTTGAAAAGAGAGTTACTGTTGGTACGTTCTATTATTGTGATGTCGAGTTTGAAAGGCAATTGAAGGAGGCGGGACTGTACATCGATGCTTTATTAAAAAAGGTCGCTGAAAACGGTGGCTCGGTCCAAGGATTGGACGAGGTCCCGGAGGAGATGAGAAAAGTCTTTCTTGTTGCATACGACATACCTTGGTGGGACCATGTTAGGGCACAATTTGAAATTAGCAAGTGGGTTGATGCATCAGTAAGCAAGACCATCAACATGCCAAGCTGGGTTACCTCTGACGACGTTATGATGGCATACCTTTTCGCATATAAGCTCGGGTTAAAGGGAATAACTGTGTATAGAGATTCTTCTAAAACAGCGCAGGTCTTGGTTACGCCAACGCAAAGGATGGAAAAGTACGTCGTCATGATGCCCAACAAAACTTTGAAGATGATGGAGGAACTCGGGTTCAGGGTCGATCAGATTCTGATGAGGCACATCAAGGCAAACGCCGCACACGAAAAGTTAAAAGTAAAACCAAAACTAGCACACCTCATAACGGCCCCTGAAAAGATATCAAGCATAAAAGAAAAAATGGAGAAATGCCCGGTTTGTGGCAGCATTAACATCTTGTACCAAGAGACATGTACGAAATGCATAGACTGTGGATGGAGCAGCTGCCCGATAGCGTAA
- a CDS encoding metallophosphoesterase — protein MLRKSYRIAHISDTHITRHGQFDENIFNMGLEALDTLSPKPDILVHTGDLTDNGILPDYELAVDKLKSMKYKYIIAPGNHDERNYGHSLFKEMFGFLDFEVDEGWAKFVVLNSPQPDRDEGRLGRRRQLYLEEVLKSTRAEKLKIVVFHHHLVPVPYSGREVNVLEDAGDVLDIILQNHVHLVLMGHRHVRHTIKIDETVLVNAGTFSCIRTRGRFLHSFNVIDILSDGTINVLEVDIKTKEERLLKHFKASSS, from the coding sequence ATGTTACGTAAAAGTTACAGAATAGCACACATATCCGATACTCACATCACAAGGCATGGCCAGTTTGATGAAAACATATTTAACATGGGTCTTGAGGCGCTCGACACGCTCAGCCCAAAACCCGACATTTTAGTACACACAGGAGATTTGACGGATAACGGCATACTTCCAGATTACGAGTTGGCGGTGGATAAGCTCAAGTCCATGAAGTATAAGTACATCATAGCTCCTGGCAATCATGATGAAAGGAATTATGGCCACTCTCTGTTTAAAGAAATGTTTGGGTTTTTGGACTTTGAAGTAGACGAAGGGTGGGCAAAGTTCGTGGTTCTAAACTCGCCACAACCTGATAGAGACGAGGGAAGATTAGGTAGGCGCAGACAACTCTACTTGGAGGAGGTGCTAAAGTCAACACGGGCAGAAAAATTGAAGATCGTAGTCTTCCATCATCACCTAGTACCCGTCCCGTACTCCGGAAGGGAAGTGAACGTATTGGAGGATGCTGGCGACGTCCTGGACATAATTCTCCAAAATCACGTTCATTTGGTGTTGATGGGACACAGGCATGTAAGACACACCATCAAAATAGACGAGACAGTCCTAGTTAATGCAGGAACGTTTTCATGTATAAGGACAAGAGGACGTTTTCTCCATTCTTTTAACGTGATAGACATACTGAGTGACGGCACTATAAATGTCTTAGAAGTCGATATAAAGACTAAAGAGGAAAGACTGTTGAAGCATTTCAAAGCGAGTTCTTCGTAG